ACGGCATTCTTCACCTGATCTCCAGCCTCACCATCAACCCCAGGAACCACCAGTGGAGCTTCAACCTGGACCCAGGGAACTATAACCAGGAAGAGATGGCTGTGGAACCGGTTATAAATGAAGGAGAAGAAGGCACCACCATTAGCCTGGTGCTGGGAAGCATCGCCCCGCTGGAGACTTATATCATAGAAGTGAAGACTGCCCTGTTCTCGGCCGAACATACAGGCAACACCATCACCTATGGCGTGGCCAGGGTAGGTTCGAGTGATTTTTCGGGCGATCCCGATAATCCGGGCGGGGGCGACAATATTTTCCTCATCCCCCGCCTGCAGGATCCCCGCAGCGGTGACCCGGGCGATTTGTCGCCTTACATCCTGCCGGAGGATATTTACGAAGAGCCACCCTATATCGATCCTAAGGATATATATAACGACGGCCCTTACCGCCCGCGTATCATGAGCTCGTATGACCCCAACGACAAGCTTGCCAACCCGGGCTCGACCAACGAAGTGGCCCTTACCCACATCGACAAGAAGTGGCTCACCTATACCGTCCGCTTCCAGAACGACGGCAATTTCTCGGCCAAGGATGTTTATATTCTCGATGCCATCGATGATAATCTCGATCTCAACACTTTCAGCCTGCTCGAGAGCACCCATCCCGTGCAGGTCTCCCAGATCAGCACCGAGGATGGCCCTGTTATGAAGTTCGCCTTCAACAATATCTATCTCGACTACAGCGCCAACAACCTCGAGGCCAGCCAGGGGCACGTGAAGTTTTTGATCAAGGCAAAGGATGACATCGCCCCGGGCACCATTGTCGAGAATACCGCAGCCATTTATTTCGATCAGAATCCGCCCATCCTGACCAACATTGCCCGCAACCAGTTTATCGAGTTGCACAGCCTGGGACTGCGTGCCAACCCGCCCCACGGGGGCACCGTCAGCCAGTATGCGGCCGGCGAATACCAGGCCGGGCATGAAATCCCGATTGCTGCCCAGGCTGCTGAAGGTTTCCTGTTTGAGCACTGGACCCTTAACGGGGAGATGGTCAGCGAAGCGCCCGAATTCACGCTAACGATGCCAGCCCAGGAAGCCCTGCTCATTGCCAACTTCCAGTCTGAAGCGCCCCCCACCTACCAGCTGATCATACAGGTGGAACCTGAGGGCAGCGGACAGGTTACCGTCAGCATCAGCAACGAGGAACAAAGCAGTCCCTATGTCTTTGAAGAAGGAACCGAGCTTACCCTGCTGGCCATCCCCAATGATGGCTATATCTTCAGTGAATGGTCTAATGGTTATGATCCATTCACGCAGAATCCAATTTCTGTAGTGCTGGGTCAGGATACACTATTCGGGGCTTTTTTCCAATCTACCACAAGCATTGAAGATGTTTTAGCTGACAATGAACTGCAGGCATTCCCCAACCCTGCTTACGACAGGGTAAACCTGCGCCTGCCAGCAGGCATAGATTACCTGCAAATAATTGATCTTCAGGGAGTGATAATGCTTGAGCAGCGCCCCAAAATGGCTGAAGCCGAAATCAGGCTCGAAGGCCTCAGGCCGGGGGTTTATTTCCTCCGCGTCTATTCAGGAAACGCAATAATCTCCAGGAAAATAATGCTTGTGAAATAAGACCAGCATTCGTTTTCAAAATGAAAAAGGGCCCTCGAAAAGGCCCTTTTTCATTTTTTCCTTACAGTTCCAGGATTTCCCGTTCAAGGATGTCCACCGCATCCGTCACATAAGTGGTGCATTTCTTTTTATAGGAAGGATCGGCTTTCTGCTGGTGTCTGCCTTCTTCAGTGCCCAGGTCAAGTCCAAGGAGGTCGAAACAGTTGGCCTGCTTGTGTTTCTTCCTGAAAGCCTTTACAAATGCGCTGATCATTTCAATGGATCGCTCCTTCGAAACCGGGTCAACGGGTTTGTGCTTGCCATAAAGGTAGCTGATCACCATCATTCCGCCGGTAAGCGCTCCGCAGGTCTCCTGCATGCGGCCCATGCCCGAGCCAAAACCCGAGGAGATCCGCAGCAAGGCCTCATCAGCAAGCCCGATGTCCTGATTAAAGGCCAGCAACACCGACTGCGCACAGTTATAACCACCCAAAAAGGCAGCCTCCGCTTTTTTCTGTCTTTCCGTCATAACCCTCCTTTTTGATAAAACAAAGGTAAAGCATTCGGCAAGATTCTCACCAGATCACGGCAAAAATCAACTGCCTTTCGAGGATTGATTTATCAAATCAAAAAATCAGAATTTCCATGGTTTGGAAAGAACTGATCCGAAAATAATAATTCGGAAGATAGAACAATAAATTTCAAAAAGTCGTACCCCCCTAAATTACGCTTAACTTTCTCTTTCATTTTTAATTTATCATTTATCATTTTAAATTTTTTCCTAAGTCGTACCCACAAAAAAAACACTCCTAAGCCATACCTGACTCATAGTTAATACGGAGTTTATTCGGTTTAAACCGAATAAACTCCGTATTAACTCCGTATTAACTACCTCTTTGGTATGCTTTCAGTCCGAACATTTAAGGGAGAAAAAAACCAGGAGCGCATTAAGATCTGGTATAAAAAACCGGGCAAAACACCATGTTCCCCGGGATTTGATAAATGAAAAATAATAATTGAAAAAACACATTTAAGGTGCGCCCACTAAATCTCAATCTCCATTTTTTCTTTCACTCCATTTGTTGGTTTGGCGTAACTTTATCGGACCATCAAATAATGTTATTGAATCCAGGCTCATTAGGTCACAAAAAAGAAAAAACAGAAAACGACTTCCTGTTTTTGAAGGATTTCGAATTAAATCAATTTGAGGTTTGAAAAAACCTGGATAAAACACAACAAGCCATGGCCATACCATTCACCCCCATTGGGACCATCCATACGCCTTATAAACGCAAGGAAGGGATGCCGATACAGTCGAGCGGCGCGAAAGGCATCAAGGGAACCGTGGTTCTGAAGAAAAGATTTGTGAAAGGTTTGCTCGACCTGGAGCATTTTTCACATATTTATCTGATTTACCACTTGCACCGATCGAAAGGTTTTGAGCTGGAGGTGGTCCCGTTTCTTGACGACCAGCC
The Bacteroides sp. DNA segment above includes these coding regions:
- a CDS encoding C-GCAxxG-C-C family protein, giving the protein MTERQKKAEAAFLGGYNCAQSVLLAFNQDIGLADEALLRISSGFGSGMGRMQETCGALTGGMMVISYLYGKHKPVDPVSKERSIEMISAFVKAFRKKHKQANCFDLLGLDLGTEEGRHQQKADPSYKKKCTTYVTDAVDILEREILEL